The Saprospiraceae bacterium genome includes a window with the following:
- a CDS encoding DUF2188 domain-containing protein: protein MPKSNHVVSNKARGGWAVKKAGAERATRIFKTKEEAVQFGRELSRNEKTELFIHKNDGTIQNRNSYGNDPHPPKG from the coding sequence ATGCCAAAATCAAACCACGTGGTTTCAAATAAAGCAAGAGGAGGTTGGGCAGTGAAAAAAGCTGGTGCCGAAAGAGCTACAAGAATATTTAAAACAAAAGAAGAAGCTGTACAGTTTGGTCGGGAATTAAGTAGAAATGAAAAAACTGAATTATTCATCCACAAAAATGATGGAACAATTCAAAATAGAAACTCTTATGGAAATGATCCTCATCCACCAAAAGGCTAA
- the tnpB gene encoding IS66 family insertion sequence element accessory protein TnpB, producing MLGFGAHQRYYLYKGAVDMRKGYDGLSGLVRNELEADPMNGDVYVFFNRSRRTVKLLTWDRDGFVLYCKRLEGGCYEQLSGIIEGKTHLINYQHLIMLLSGISLIGLHQRPRYEMQKTG from the coding sequence ATGTTAGGATTCGGAGCACATCAGCGGTATTATTTATACAAAGGTGCAGTAGATATGCGCAAGGGCTATGACGGATTGAGCGGTTTGGTACGTAATGAACTCGAAGCCGATCCGATGAATGGAGATGTGTATGTATTTTTCAACCGGAGTCGCCGGACTGTCAAATTACTGACATGGGATCGGGATGGCTTTGTGTTGTACTGCAAGCGATTGGAAGGAGGCTGTTACGAGCAACTCAGTGGTATCATAGAAGGCAAAACACATCTGATCAACTACCAGCATCTGATCATGTTGCTGAGTGGAATATCACTCATAGGACTACACCAACGACCGCGATATGAGATGCAAAAAACAGGATAA
- a CDS encoding IS66 family transposase, giving the protein MNYEVVIAQKDAEIALKDTEIRQQTARIEELAHQIAQLQKLFYGRKSERFIPQVDAAQLNIFGNQVDQQVLVEEQKETITYDRSKKKSDHKGRQLLAGCEHLPVEEIIIDVDHDESDIHIGDEVSEKLAQKPGYLYRIRYIRRKYKKGGQDTIVTAAPVEEPIARCEADVSLLAHVLVSKFVDHLPEYRQQQIYKREGVVIPPSTMNGWVHQLSPYMKLMAEYIKTKILSTPYIQQDESTIKVMDNKHKQGINKGYMWVMASVQMQYVCFEYQNGRGREGPLESFKSFKGDLQTDAYEVYNVIDKVYGQINHFHCWAHGRRKFHEALGNDKFRSEYALSFIQKLYEIERKCREANYTHNQRQVERQKAKPILIQFKEWLDKESLVVTPRSPIGTAIGYIIKRWDKFTKYTDHGHVEIDNNIIENAIRPLALGRKNYLFAGHHDAAINIGYYYTIFGTCKALGVNPYDYMVWYLTKVPSIKTSDIGYLAPDAFKKSLEVLT; this is encoded by the coding sequence ATGAATTACGAAGTAGTCATAGCACAGAAAGATGCAGAAATAGCTCTAAAGGATACAGAAATCCGGCAACAGACAGCCAGGATTGAAGAACTCGCCCATCAGATTGCACAACTGCAAAAACTGTTCTATGGCCGCAAATCCGAACGTTTCATACCCCAAGTGGATGCTGCACAATTGAATATCTTTGGAAATCAAGTGGATCAGCAAGTACTGGTCGAAGAGCAAAAGGAAACCATCACCTATGATCGATCAAAAAAGAAGAGTGACCATAAAGGCCGGCAACTTTTAGCCGGATGTGAACATCTACCAGTAGAAGAGATAATCATCGATGTAGATCATGATGAGTCAGATATCCACATAGGAGATGAAGTATCTGAAAAGCTAGCCCAAAAGCCAGGATACCTCTATCGCATCAGATATATACGCCGCAAGTACAAAAAAGGAGGACAAGATACCATCGTCACCGCTGCGCCTGTAGAAGAACCCATCGCCAGATGTGAAGCAGATGTAAGCCTACTGGCACATGTATTAGTGTCAAAATTTGTAGACCACCTGCCGGAGTATCGACAACAGCAGATATACAAACGTGAAGGAGTCGTTATCCCTCCTTCAACAATGAACGGATGGGTTCACCAGCTCAGTCCCTATATGAAGCTTATGGCAGAATATATTAAAACTAAAATACTGAGTACACCCTACATTCAACAGGATGAAAGCACCATCAAAGTAATGGACAATAAACATAAACAAGGCATCAATAAAGGCTATATGTGGGTCATGGCGTCTGTTCAAATGCAGTATGTGTGTTTTGAATACCAAAATGGCCGAGGCAGAGAAGGGCCGCTAGAATCCTTTAAATCATTTAAAGGAGACCTACAAACAGATGCGTATGAAGTGTACAATGTCATAGACAAAGTCTATGGACAGATAAATCATTTTCATTGCTGGGCCCACGGTCGCCGGAAGTTTCATGAAGCTCTGGGCAATGATAAATTCCGAAGTGAATATGCATTGAGCTTTATCCAGAAACTCTATGAGATAGAACGTAAATGCAGAGAAGCCAACTATACCCACAACCAACGGCAAGTTGAACGTCAGAAAGCTAAACCCATCCTGATTCAGTTCAAGGAATGGTTGGATAAAGAATCACTTGTAGTAACCCCAAGATCGCCTATAGGGACAGCCATAGGATATATTATAAAGAGGTGGGATAAGTTTACCAAATATACAGATCATGGACATGTAGAGATCGATAATAATATCATAGAAAATGCAATTAGACCCCTTGCATTAGGACGCAAAAACTATCTTTTTGCCGGACATCATGATGCGGCCATCAATATAGGATATTATTACACTATCTTTGGGACATGTAAAGCACTGGGAGTAAACCCATATGACTATATGGTATGGTACCTCACCAAAGTACCTTCCATAAAAACATCAGACATAGGATACTTAGCACCGGATGCATTCAAAAAATCACTGGAAGTGTTAACGTAG
- a CDS encoding IS66 family transposase, protein MKKKSDHKGRQLLAGCEHLPVEEIIIDVDHDESDIHIGDEVSEKLAQKPGYLYRIRYIRRKYKKGGQDTIVTAAPVEEPIARCEADVSLLAHVLVSKFVDHLPEYRQQQIYKREGVVIPPSTMNGWVHQLSPYMKLMAEYIKTKILSTPYIQQDESTIKVMDNKHKQGINKGYMWVMASVQMQYVCFEYQNGRGREGPLESFKSFKGDLQTDAYEVYNVIDKVYGQINHFHCWAHGRRKFHEALGNDKFRSEYALSFIQKLYEIERKCREANYTHNQRQVERQKAKPILIQFKEWLDKESLVVTPRSPIGTAIGYIIKRWDKFTKYTDHGHVEIDNNIIENAIRPLALGRKNYLFAGHHDAAINIGYYYTIFGTCKALGVNPYDYMVWYLTKVPSIKTSDIGYLAPDAFKKSLEVLT, encoded by the coding sequence ATCAAAAAGAAGAGTGACCATAAAGGCCGGCAACTTTTAGCCGGATGTGAACATCTACCAGTAGAAGAGATAATCATCGATGTAGATCATGATGAGTCAGATATCCACATAGGAGATGAAGTATCTGAAAAGCTAGCCCAAAAGCCAGGATACCTCTATCGCATCAGATATATACGCCGCAAGTACAAAAAAGGAGGACAAGATACCATCGTCACCGCTGCGCCTGTAGAAGAACCCATCGCCAGATGTGAAGCAGATGTAAGCCTACTGGCACATGTATTAGTGTCAAAATTTGTAGACCACCTGCCGGAGTATCGACAACAGCAGATATACAAACGTGAAGGAGTCGTTATCCCTCCTTCAACAATGAACGGATGGGTTCACCAGCTCAGTCCCTATATGAAGCTTATGGCAGAATATATTAAAACTAAAATACTGAGTACACCCTACATTCAACAGGATGAAAGCACCATCAAAGTAATGGACAATAAACATAAACAAGGCATCAATAAAGGCTATATGTGGGTCATGGCGTCTGTTCAAATGCAGTATGTGTGTTTTGAATACCAAAATGGCCGAGGCAGAGAAGGGCCGCTAGAATCCTTTAAATCATTTAAAGGAGACCTACAAACAGATGCGTATGAAGTGTACAATGTCATAGACAAAGTCTATGGACAGATAAATCATTTTCATTGCTGGGCCCACGGTCGCCGGAAGTTTCATGAAGCTCTGGGCAATGATAAATTCCGAAGTGAATATGCATTGAGCTTTATCCAGAAACTCTATGAGATAGAACGTAAATGCAGAGAAGCCAACTATACCCACAACCAACGGCAAGTTGAACGTCAGAAAGCTAAACCCATCCTGATTCAGTTCAAGGAATGGTTGGATAAAGAATCACTTGTAGTAACCCCAAGATCGCCTATAGGGACAGCCATAGGATATATTATAAAGAGGTGGGATAAGTTTACCAAATATACAGATCATGGACATGTAGAGATCGATAATAATATCATAGAAAATGCAATTAGACCCCTTGCATTAGGACGCAAAAACTATCTTTTTGCCGGACATCATGATGCGGCCATCAATATAGGATATTATTACACTATCTTTGGGACATGTAAAGCACTGGGAGTAAACCCATATGACTATATGGTATGGTACCTCACCAAAGTACCTTCCATAAAAACATCAGACATAGGATACTTAGCACCGGATGCATTCAAAAAATCACTGGAAGTGTTAACGTAG
- a CDS encoding ATP-binding protein, with protein MNHQSTLDTMRSLRLTGMAERYAAIMDLPLHQHPDADIILAQLIEAEHLYRNNRKMVCAVKNARFRYQATLNDIICTPERNITKELLASVADCSFIDHGENIIITGATGCGKSYLASAIGYQACTKGKKVAYYSLPKLLSKLKSDKLDGGFRKEMERLENKNLLILDDWGLTPLDTAARLALLQIIEDRHNKYATIITSQVPVSAWHQYINENTIADAILDRIIHQAHRIEMTGESMLKINKLKSF; from the coding sequence ATGAATCATCAAAGTACTTTAGACACCATGCGGTCACTCCGCCTTACAGGAATGGCAGAGCGCTATGCAGCCATCATGGACCTGCCATTACACCAACATCCTGACGCTGATATCATATTGGCACAACTGATTGAAGCCGAGCATTTATATCGCAACAACCGCAAGATGGTCTGTGCCGTAAAGAATGCCAGGTTCAGGTATCAGGCCACTCTCAATGATATCATCTGCACACCCGAAAGAAATATCACCAAAGAACTTCTGGCATCAGTGGCAGATTGTTCATTTATTGATCATGGTGAAAACATCATCATCACCGGAGCTACAGGATGCGGGAAGAGCTATCTGGCTTCCGCTATAGGTTATCAGGCATGCACAAAAGGTAAAAAGGTAGCATATTACTCCTTACCAAAACTTCTCAGTAAACTTAAATCAGATAAGCTGGACGGTGGCTTCCGAAAAGAAATGGAAAGGTTAGAAAATAAAAATCTGCTTATCCTTGATGACTGGGGACTCACACCGCTGGATACAGCAGCAAGGCTGGCACTGTTACAAATTATAGAAGACAGACACAATAAATATGCAACCATCATCACTTCTCAGGTACCTGTATCAGCCTGGCACCAATACATTAACGAAAACACCATTGCAGATGCGATACTCGATAGAATTATCCATCAAGCACATAGGATTGAAATGACTGGCGAGTCCATGCTTAAAATCAATAAACTAAAATCATTTTAA
- a CDS encoding phage Gp37/Gp68 family protein, which produces MASKSNIEWTEITWNPVTGCDKVSAGCKNCYAEVMAKRLKSMGVEQYSSGFKLKLAPHQLQTPFLWKKKKLVFVNSMSDLFHEDVPLEYIQKVFFTMNATEHIYQILTKRSKRLLELSPYLNWTPNIWMGVSVENQNFTHRIEDLLKTEAFVKFLSIEPLIGKITEIELNGIDWVIVGGESGRKARPIKKEWVDIIKVKCNSLKIPFFFKQWGKKEFNANPNDPTIDSKHIQHAKGGCQMDGKIFREFPEITCV; this is translated from the coding sequence ATGGCATCTAAATCAAATATAGAATGGACAGAAATCACATGGAATCCAGTAACTGGATGTGATAAGGTATCAGCTGGTTGTAAAAATTGCTATGCAGAAGTGATGGCTAAAAGATTGAAATCAATGGGTGTTGAGCAGTATAGCTCAGGATTTAAACTTAAATTAGCACCTCATCAACTTCAAACCCCTTTCCTTTGGAAAAAGAAGAAATTGGTATTTGTAAATTCTATGAGTGACTTATTCCATGAAGATGTACCGTTAGAATATATCCAAAAAGTATTTTTTACTATGAACGCAACAGAACATATTTATCAAATATTGACAAAAAGGTCAAAAAGATTGTTAGAATTATCCCCATACTTAAATTGGACACCAAATATTTGGATGGGAGTTTCTGTAGAAAATCAAAATTTCACGCATAGAATTGAAGACTTGTTGAAAACGGAAGCTTTTGTTAAATTTTTATCAATTGAACCACTTATAGGAAAAATAACAGAGATTGAGCTAAATGGAATTGATTGGGTAATAGTTGGCGGAGAATCAGGAAGAAAAGCAAGGCCTATCAAAAAAGAATGGGTTGACATAATAAAAGTGAAATGTAACTCTTTAAAAATCCCATTTTTCTTTAAACAGTGGGGAAAAAAAGAGTTTAATGCTAACCCCAATGACCCAACAATTGATTCAAAACATATACAACATGCTAAAGGTGGATGTCAAATGGATGGTAAAATATTTCGTGAATTTCCAGAAATTACCTGTGTATAA
- a CDS encoding HNH endonuclease, whose amino-acid sequence MYSSENIIWIKNVKRNQGDGWAYDDKNCGETFWLNWPTSKGGSASTPKVGDIIVLFQKPNTIDKRKNYKVHITHLVSPVSDKVHTDNEHPDHKWCREVKLIAKANPISSIPNPGYFNFFKPNRGLTNPIINLTNNIGLTEAETQEDIWRLFENHFCPDIEKELYRPEEPVGVFGELEGDKIIREHIKQELKRRNSKVVQLAKAHGLKNNNGRLKCECCNFDFLDFYGQIGTQFIECHHKVHISTGERITKIEDLALVCSNCHSKHPTNSILQISSPLYYLC is encoded by the coding sequence ATGTATAGTTCTGAGAATATAATTTGGATAAAGAATGTCAAACGAAATCAAGGTGATGGTTGGGCATATGACGACAAAAATTGTGGAGAAACATTTTGGCTAAATTGGCCAACTTCCAAAGGTGGAAGTGCTTCAACACCGAAGGTCGGTGATATTATTGTTTTATTTCAAAAGCCGAACACAATTGATAAAAGGAAAAACTACAAGGTTCATATAACTCATTTGGTTTCTCCCGTCTCTGACAAGGTTCACACAGACAATGAACACCCAGATCATAAATGGTGCAGGGAAGTTAAACTTATTGCGAAAGCTAATCCAATATCTTCAATACCAAATCCAGGTTACTTCAATTTTTTTAAACCAAATCGTGGACTGACAAATCCAATAATAAATCTTACAAACAACATTGGTTTAACGGAAGCTGAAACTCAAGAAGATATTTGGCGACTATTCGAAAATCACTTTTGCCCTGATATAGAGAAAGAATTATATAGACCCGAAGAACCAGTTGGAGTTTTTGGTGAATTAGAAGGAGATAAAATAATAAGAGAGCATATAAAACAAGAACTAAAACGTAGAAATTCTAAAGTCGTTCAACTTGCAAAGGCTCACGGTTTAAAAAATAATAATGGAAGACTAAAGTGTGAATGTTGCAATTTTGATTTCCTAGACTTTTATGGACAAATAGGGACACAATTTATAGAATGTCACCACAAAGTTCATATTTCAACAGGAGAAAGAATCACAAAAATTGAAGACTTGGCATTAGTGTGTTCAAACTGTCATAGTAAGCATCCGACTAACTCCATATTGCAAATCAGCTCTCCGCTATATTACCTTTGCTAA
- a CDS encoding TIGR02391 family protein, whose translation MLTQLREYWKTEEPKKYLFENRTGEKLNSRTVQHFFDVALKSSGIKKKATSKTLKYSYVKHLEKQGIPLILIVEALGMKTQSIYFYSTIEVDFSQKVKTSPIEYLYVSKKTETTKLYSDFWTLINPKIEKVSRKKFETGFYADAIESALKEINSTVKKIVKTKTGEELDGAKLMQKALSVQNPVIELDDLTTESGRNVQSGFIQIFGGAMTGIRNPKAHDNLETDIDEAVRLLCFCGELMDKIDNGKK comes from the coding sequence ATGCTTACACAACTCCGTGAGTATTGGAAGACAGAAGAACCAAAAAAATATTTATTCGAAAATCGAACAGGTGAAAAACTTAATTCAAGAACTGTTCAACATTTTTTTGATGTAGCATTAAAGAGTTCGGGTATTAAGAAAAAGGCGACTTCAAAAACTCTTAAATATTCTTATGTAAAGCATTTAGAAAAACAAGGGATTCCTTTAATTCTTATTGTCGAAGCATTAGGAATGAAAACACAAAGTATTTACTTCTACAGCACAATTGAAGTCGATTTTAGTCAGAAAGTAAAAACAAGCCCTATCGAGTATTTATATGTATCAAAGAAAACTGAAACAACCAAACTTTACTCGGATTTTTGGACGCTAATTAATCCAAAGATTGAAAAGGTATCAAGAAAGAAATTTGAGACAGGTTTTTATGCAGACGCAATTGAATCTGCACTAAAAGAAATAAATAGCACAGTTAAAAAAATCGTTAAGACCAAAACAGGCGAAGAATTGGATGGAGCTAAACTTATGCAAAAAGCACTTTCAGTTCAAAATCCAGTGATTGAACTTGATGACTTAACAACCGAATCAGGACGGAATGTTCAATCAGGTTTCATTCAAATTTTTGGTGGAGCAATGACAGGAATTAGAAACCCTAAAGCACACGACAATCTTGAAACTGATATTGATGAAGCAGTAAGGCTATTATGCTTTTGCGGTGAATTAATGGATAAGATTGATAATGGAAAGAAATAG
- a CDS encoding site-specific DNA-methyltransferase, producing the protein MQWEKTQATGYFNAKKMPMKSHENILVFYNKTPKFNPQKTEGHKPVNTYTKKAEVCNKTEVYGKVKQDVSGGGETDRYPRSVQVFASDKQKTKLDGTIHPTQKPLALLEMLVKSYTNEGDMVLDNTTGSGTTNLACIKLKRKSIGIEKEKQYYDVAVRRASEYCH; encoded by the coding sequence ATGCAATGGGAGAAAACGCAAGCAACTGGATATTTTAATGCAAAGAAAATGCCTATGAAATCACACGAAAACATTTTAGTATTTTACAACAAAACACCAAAGTTTAACCCACAAAAAACAGAAGGACACAAACCTGTAAATACCTATACCAAGAAAGCCGAAGTTTGTAACAAAACAGAAGTGTATGGTAAAGTAAAACAAGATGTAAGTGGTGGTGGAGAAACTGACCGATACCCAAGAAGTGTACAAGTTTTTGCTTCAGATAAACAAAAAACAAAACTTGATGGAACGATACATCCGACACAAAAACCACTTGCTTTACTTGAAATGCTTGTCAAATCATATACAAACGAAGGCGATATGGTATTGGACAACACAACAGGAAGTGGAACTACAAACTTGGCTTGCATTAAATTAAAACGCAAATCAATAGGAATAGAAAAGGAAAAACAATATTACGATGTCGCTGTTCGGAGGGCTTCGGAGTATTGCCACTAA
- the tcmP gene encoding three-Cys-motif partner protein TcmP produces MSKEFFKKFTEDTNVKLELYEDYLTKWLPVFISTPRPFKNTVNIMDLFCGPGQDIEGTLGSPLIALKVLKKYEGHVHNTSVEINLYFNDYEKDHIEQLRQNIEQFGYNKRKINIHYSCRDFTDYYQDLQSLTRNSANLIFLDQFGIKYIDQQRFTEIIQFPVTDLIFFISSTTFKRFHNDENINAILKLTSEQIQNEDFYKIHRLVHKAYSNFIPDNHSYGLAPFSIKKGSNVYGLIFGSGHPLGLEKFLDICWEKDEVTGEANFDIQGDVRLQSMPSLFAEEESKTFKIPQFQSLLQAAILNGELINDRQIYIFALNHGFTNKHIVPVVENLKKGKLINVKHPSFKCGTVWDRRRTPREIEIL; encoded by the coding sequence ATGAGTAAAGAATTTTTCAAAAAATTTACAGAAGATACAAATGTCAAATTGGAACTGTATGAAGATTATTTAACAAAGTGGTTGCCTGTTTTTATTTCTACACCTAGACCATTCAAAAATACTGTAAATATAATGGACTTATTTTGTGGTCCAGGCCAAGATATCGAAGGCACATTAGGAAGTCCGTTGATTGCTTTAAAAGTTCTTAAAAAGTATGAAGGCCATGTACACAATACTTCAGTTGAAATAAATCTTTACTTTAATGATTATGAGAAAGATCATATTGAACAATTAAGGCAAAATATCGAACAATTTGGATACAATAAAAGAAAGATTAATATACACTATTCTTGCAGAGATTTCACAGATTATTATCAAGATTTACAAAGTTTAACGAGAAATTCAGCAAATTTAATTTTCTTAGATCAATTTGGAATTAAATATATTGATCAACAAAGATTTACTGAAATAATTCAATTCCCCGTTACAGACTTAATATTTTTTATATCCTCGACAACATTTAAACGTTTTCATAATGATGAAAATATTAATGCAATATTAAAATTAACCTCTGAACAAATTCAAAATGAAGATTTCTATAAAATTCATAGACTCGTTCATAAGGCTTACTCAAATTTTATACCCGATAATCATTCATATGGTTTAGCCCCATTTTCAATTAAAAAAGGTAGTAATGTTTATGGGCTTATATTTGGAAGTGGTCATCCATTAGGATTAGAAAAATTTTTGGACATATGTTGGGAAAAAGATGAAGTTACTGGTGAAGCAAATTTTGATATACAAGGTGATGTAAGATTGCAATCGATGCCATCATTATTTGCTGAAGAAGAATCTAAAACTTTTAAAATACCGCAATTCCAGTCATTGTTGCAAGCAGCAATTTTAAACGGAGAACTAATAAATGATCGCCAAATTTATATATTTGCATTAAATCACGGCTTTACAAACAAACACATAGTTCCAGTTGTTGAGAACTTAAAGAAAGGGAAATTAATAAACGTTAAACATCCTTCTTTTAAATGTGGAACAGTATGGGATAGAAGAAGGACCCCAAGAGAAATTGAAATTTTATAA
- a CDS encoding M23 family metallopeptidase, which translates to MKEFENIVTTGYAIILSVIAIFIFFRYWYYWKTKHSRIKIGQEKKPYCYFRYISNIAIPLLFTGLVNYIFILQKGNLFAPYWAKFSLLALLSFLCLTEIWYNIHLQPQKANRIFNLFFGVAFMVLGILLNKIYFDAKQYPDIASCVIIDLPFKGKWIASGAGASGLTNHHDRIRSQKYAIDIVKFSDNDKLFENNGVANEDSYTFGAEIISPVNGIVVHVTDSLPDKKIKERDKLAGNHIIIQFQDTLFVALAHMKQKSIRVKPGDLVRTGDILAQVGNSGNTDFPHLHIHVQNSEVYDIETTKSYPFRFRQFKRMRYIFWQNETNQFLLSNDIIKPE; encoded by the coding sequence ATGAAAGAATTTGAAAACATCGTTACGACAGGCTATGCAATAATTCTAAGTGTAATTGCCATTTTTATATTTTTTCGATATTGGTATTATTGGAAAACAAAACATTCGCGGATTAAAATCGGACAGGAGAAAAAGCCTTACTGTTATTTCAGATACATTTCCAATATTGCCATTCCCTTGCTTTTTACAGGATTGGTAAATTATATTTTCATTTTGCAAAAAGGCAACCTGTTCGCACCATATTGGGCTAAGTTTTCGTTGCTTGCTCTTTTGTCTTTTCTTTGTTTAACTGAAATTTGGTATAACATACATCTGCAACCCCAAAAAGCGAACAGAATTTTTAATCTTTTTTTTGGAGTTGCTTTTATGGTATTGGGGATTCTGCTTAACAAGATATATTTTGATGCCAAACAATACCCAGACATTGCATCTTGTGTGATTATTGACTTGCCGTTTAAAGGTAAGTGGATAGCATCGGGAGCGGGTGCAAGCGGACTTACTAACCACCACGACCGTATCAGAAGTCAAAAATATGCGATTGACATCGTTAAGTTTAGCGATAACGACAAGTTGTTTGAAAACAATGGAGTTGCAAATGAAGATAGTTACACATTCGGGGCAGAAATCATTTCTCCTGTTAACGGAATAGTAGTACACGTAACAGATAGTTTGCCCGACAAAAAAATAAAGGAGAGAGATAAGTTGGCAGGAAATCACATCATCATTCAATTTCAGGACACGCTTTTTGTAGCACTAGCCCACATGAAACAAAAAAGCATCAGAGTAAAACCAGGCGATTTGGTGCGAACAGGCGACATTTTGGCTCAAGTTGGCAACTCGGGAAATACGGATTTTCCACATCTGCATATACACGTTCAAAACTCAGAAGTTTACGACATCGAAACGACCAAATCGTATCCGTTCAGATTCAGACAATTTAAACGTATGCGATATATTTTTTGGCAGAACGAAACTAATCAGTTTTTGTTGAGCAACGATATTATTAAACCTGAATAA